One genomic segment of Streptomyces niveus includes these proteins:
- the pdhA gene encoding pyruvate dehydrogenase (acetyl-transferring) E1 component subunit alpha, which translates to MKKSSTTVQEPPGAVVHRSTPPPAWQPRTDPAPLLPDREPYRVLGTEAVADADPELLLRLYAELVRGRRFNAQATALTKQGRLAVYPSSTGQEACEVAAALVLQEQDWLFPSYRDTLAVVARGLDPVQALTLLRGDWHTGYDPREHRIAPLSTPLATQLPHAVGLAHAARLKGDDVVALALVGDGGTSEGDFHEALNFAAVWNAPVVFLVQNNGFAISVPLAKQTAAPSLAHKAVGYGMPGRLVDGNDAPAVHTVLAEAVRRARSGGGPTLIEAVTYRIDAHTNADDATRYRGDAEVEAWRAHDPVRLLEHELTERGMLDENGIREAAEDADAMAARLRDRMNAEPELDPMDIFAHVYAEQTSQLREQAAQLRAELDASAEPADDAPGQGEAR; encoded by the coding sequence TTGAAGAAGAGCAGCACGACGGTCCAGGAGCCCCCGGGTGCCGTCGTCCACCGGTCCACCCCGCCCCCGGCGTGGCAGCCCCGCACGGACCCCGCCCCGTTGCTCCCCGACCGCGAGCCGTACCGCGTACTGGGTACGGAAGCTGTGGCGGACGCCGACCCCGAGCTGCTGCTGCGGCTCTACGCGGAGCTGGTCCGCGGCCGTCGGTTCAACGCGCAGGCCACCGCCCTCACCAAGCAGGGCCGGCTGGCCGTCTACCCGTCGAGCACCGGCCAGGAGGCCTGCGAGGTCGCCGCGGCCCTGGTGCTCCAGGAGCAGGACTGGCTCTTCCCCAGCTACCGCGACACCCTCGCGGTCGTGGCGCGCGGCCTCGACCCCGTCCAGGCGCTCACGCTGCTGCGCGGCGACTGGCACACGGGCTACGACCCGCGCGAGCACCGCATCGCCCCGCTCTCCACACCGCTGGCCACCCAGCTCCCGCACGCCGTGGGGCTGGCGCACGCCGCGCGCCTGAAGGGTGACGACGTGGTCGCGCTCGCCCTGGTCGGCGACGGCGGCACCAGCGAGGGCGACTTCCACGAGGCGCTGAACTTCGCCGCCGTGTGGAACGCCCCGGTCGTCTTCCTCGTGCAGAACAACGGCTTCGCCATCTCCGTCCCCCTCGCCAAGCAGACCGCGGCGCCGTCGCTGGCCCACAAGGCCGTCGGCTACGGAATGCCGGGCAGGCTGGTCGACGGGAACGACGCGCCGGCCGTGCACACGGTGCTCGCCGAGGCCGTGCGGCGGGCCAGGAGCGGTGGCGGCCCGACGCTCATCGAGGCCGTGACCTACCGCATCGACGCTCATACGAACGCGGACGACGCGACGCGCTACCGCGGTGACGCCGAGGTCGAGGCGTGGCGCGCGCACGACCCGGTCCGGCTGCTGGAGCACGAGCTGACGGAGCGCGGGATGCTCGACGAGAACGGGATCAGAGAGGCCGCCGAGGACGCCGACGCGATGGCCGCGCGGCTCCGCGACCGGATGAACGCCGAGCCGGAGCTGGACCCCATGGACATCTTCGCGCACGTCTACGCCGAGCAGACCTCGCAACTGCGCGAGCAGGCCGCCCAGTTGCGGGCCGAGCTGGACGCGTCGGCCGAGCCGGCCGACGACGCACCCGGGCAGGGAGAGGCGCGATGA
- a CDS encoding Lrp/AsnC family transcriptional regulator, producing the protein MAAEQMAEDWERAGQELPPRPLDAIDRDILRILQTDGRASIRSVAERVHVSRANAYARINRLIEDRVIRGFGARINHERAGQGASAYITLKIVQNSWRTVREQLQELPGATHIALVSGDFDVLLLVHAPDNRTLRELVLTRLQSIPEVLSTRTLLVFEETDLDRTAPPAP; encoded by the coding sequence ATGGCGGCTGAACAAATGGCCGAGGACTGGGAGCGCGCCGGGCAGGAACTCCCGCCCCGGCCGCTGGACGCGATCGACCGGGACATCCTGCGGATCCTCCAGACCGACGGCCGCGCGTCGATACGGTCGGTGGCCGAGCGCGTCCATGTCTCGCGCGCCAACGCGTACGCCCGGATCAACCGGCTCATCGAGGACCGTGTCATCCGCGGCTTCGGCGCCCGGATCAACCACGAACGGGCAGGTCAGGGCGCCTCCGCGTACATCACGCTGAAGATCGTGCAGAACTCGTGGCGCACCGTGCGCGAACAGCTCCAGGAGCTGCCGGGAGCCACGCACATCGCCCTGGTCAGCGGCGATTTCGACGTGCTGCTGCTGGTCCACGCCCCGGACAACCGGACGCTGCGCGAGCTGGTCCTCACACGGCTCCAGTCGATCCCCGAGGTGCTGTCCACGCGCACCCTGCTGGTCTTCGAGGAGACCGACCTCGACCGGACGGCTCCGCCCGCGCCCTGA
- a CDS encoding TetR/AcrR family transcriptional regulator: protein MTTARRDTYTPETLLTVAVGVFNERGYDGTSMEHLSKAAGISKSSIYHHVAGKEELLRRAVSRAIDGLFGILDEPGAGRGRAVERVEYVTRRTVEVLVAELPYVTLLLRVRGNTRTERWAMERRREFDQRVADLLKAAANDGDLRADMDIRLATRLLFGMINSLVEWYRPQAAGGYDSDQVAEAVVRMAFDGLRTES, encoded by the coding sequence ATGACGACCGCCAGGCGGGACACGTACACCCCGGAGACACTGCTGACCGTCGCGGTCGGCGTCTTCAACGAACGCGGCTACGACGGCACGTCCATGGAGCATCTGTCGAAGGCCGCCGGTATCTCCAAGTCCTCGATCTACCACCATGTGGCGGGCAAGGAGGAACTGCTGCGCCGTGCGGTCAGCCGGGCCATCGACGGCCTCTTCGGGATCCTCGACGAGCCGGGCGCCGGACGGGGCAGGGCCGTCGAGCGGGTCGAGTACGTGACGCGCCGCACGGTCGAGGTCCTGGTGGCGGAGCTGCCCTATGTGACGCTGCTGCTGCGGGTGCGCGGCAACACCAGGACCGAGCGCTGGGCCATGGAGCGGCGGCGGGAGTTCGACCAGCGGGTCGCCGATCTGCTCAAGGCGGCGGCGAACGACGGGGACCTCCGCGCGGACATGGACATCCGGCTGGCGACGAGGCTGCTCTTCGGCATGATCAACTCACTGGTCGAGTGGTACCGGCCGCAGGCGGCCGGCGGCTACGACAGCGACCAGGTGGCCGAGGCGGTCGTACGGATGGCGTTCGACGGGCTGCGCACGGAGTCGTAG
- a CDS encoding 3-hydroxyacyl-CoA dehydrogenase, translating to MTAIERSRVVAVVGTGTMGQGIAQVALVAGHPVRLYDALPGRAQQAAEAVGARLDRLTEKGRLDAGARDSAKARLLPAAELSELADAALVVEAVLEQLAVKQELFAALEEIVADDCLLATNTSSLSVTAVAGALRRPGRFVGLHFFNPAPLLPLVEVVSGHATEETAATRAWATAAAWGKTPVRCADTPGFIVNRVARPYYAEALRLYEERAADPATIDAVLRESGGFRMGPFELTDLIGQDVNEAVTRSVWESFYQDPKFTPSLAQRRLVESGGLGRKSGRGWFSYEDGAPAPVPHTAPPADPPSSVVVQGELFAAGALPGLIEEAGIEVIRKEDAVPGFPGWLELPCGTRLFLTDGEAADNSDLRLIHFDLALDYRTATRIALAPSATVAEESLRTAVGLFQALGKRVSVIADVPGMIVGRTVAMLVDFALDAEARGVAAAEDIDTAMRLGVNYPRGPLDWGAELGADRTLYLLERLHEEYPSGRYAASQALRRRAAAEVASSEGAGS from the coding sequence ATGACTGCAATCGAGCGCTCCCGCGTCGTCGCGGTGGTCGGCACCGGCACGATGGGACAGGGAATCGCCCAGGTGGCTCTTGTCGCCGGCCATCCCGTGCGCCTCTACGACGCCCTGCCGGGCCGGGCCCAGCAGGCGGCCGAGGCCGTCGGAGCCCGGCTTGACCGGCTGACCGAGAAGGGCAGGCTGGACGCAGGTGCCCGCGACAGCGCCAAGGCCAGGCTGCTCCCCGCCGCCGAACTGTCCGAACTCGCCGACGCCGCGCTCGTCGTGGAAGCCGTCCTGGAACAACTGGCGGTCAAACAGGAGCTGTTCGCGGCGCTGGAGGAGATCGTCGCCGACGACTGTCTGCTAGCAACCAACACCTCCTCCCTCTCCGTCACGGCCGTCGCCGGCGCCCTGCGCCGTCCCGGCCGCTTCGTCGGCCTGCACTTCTTCAACCCGGCGCCGCTCCTGCCGCTCGTCGAGGTGGTCAGCGGTCACGCGACCGAGGAGACGGCGGCCACGCGCGCGTGGGCGACAGCGGCGGCGTGGGGCAAGACACCGGTGCGCTGCGCCGACACCCCGGGCTTCATCGTGAACCGCGTCGCCCGCCCCTACTACGCCGAGGCGCTGCGCCTGTACGAGGAGCGGGCCGCAGACCCCGCGACCATCGACGCCGTCCTGCGCGAGTCGGGCGGCTTCCGGATGGGCCCCTTCGAACTGACCGATCTCATCGGCCAGGACGTCAACGAGGCGGTCACCCGCTCCGTCTGGGAATCCTTCTACCAGGACCCGAAGTTCACGCCGTCGCTCGCCCAGCGGCGCCTCGTGGAGTCGGGCGGTCTCGGCCGCAAGTCGGGCCGGGGCTGGTTCTCCTACGAGGACGGCGCCCCCGCCCCCGTACCGCACACCGCGCCGCCCGCCGACCCGCCGTCGTCCGTGGTCGTCCAGGGTGAGCTGTTCGCCGCGGGCGCGCTGCCCGGGCTGATCGAAGAGGCCGGGATCGAGGTCATACGTAAGGAGGACGCCGTTCCCGGATTCCCCGGCTGGCTCGAACTGCCCTGCGGCACAAGGCTCTTCCTCACGGACGGCGAGGCCGCGGACAACTCCGACCTCCGGCTGATCCACTTCGATCTCGCGCTCGACTACCGCACCGCGACCCGGATAGCCCTGGCGCCGTCCGCCACGGTGGCCGAGGAATCCCTCCGTACGGCCGTCGGCCTCTTCCAGGCGCTCGGCAAGCGGGTCAGCGTGATCGCCGACGTCCCCGGCATGATCGTGGGCCGTACGGTCGCCATGCTCGTCGACTTCGCGCTCGACGCGGAGGCGCGCGGAGTCGCGGCGGCCGAGGACATCGACACCGCGATGCGGCTCGGGGTGAACTACCCGCGCGGGCCGCTCGACTGGGGCGCGGAGCTGGGGGCCGACCGGACGCTGTATCTGCTGGAGCGGCTCCACGAGGAGTATCCGTCCGGCCGGTACGCCGCCTCGCAGGCGCTGCGCCGGCGCGCCGCCGCCGAGGTCGCGTCCTCGGAAGGGGCGGGCTCATGA